Proteins encoded by one window of Kineosporia sp. NBRC 101731:
- a CDS encoding RNA polymerase sigma factor, whose translation MKREPFERVVERHGPTVLRVCRAVVGPIAADDAWSETFLAALRAYPRLAPDSDVEAWLVTIAHRKAIDQIRLASRHPMPVPELPAGTDPPDDPPDIDEIVLGHTIAQGRGTELNGVEVVGAVPNADHMLDPWPAVLALPLRQRQAVAYHHVAGLPYAEVAAILDCSVAAARRAAADGIATLRNIFQPQPPAVTSEPS comes from the coding sequence GTGAAGCGAGAACCTTTCGAGCGCGTGGTCGAGCGCCACGGGCCCACCGTCCTGCGGGTCTGTCGTGCGGTCGTCGGCCCGATCGCTGCCGACGATGCCTGGTCAGAGACCTTTCTCGCCGCGCTGAGGGCCTATCCCCGGCTGGCTCCCGACAGCGACGTCGAGGCCTGGCTGGTCACCATCGCCCATCGCAAGGCCATCGATCAGATCCGGTTGGCCTCGCGCCACCCCATGCCGGTGCCCGAGCTCCCGGCCGGGACTGATCCTCCCGACGATCCACCCGACATCGACGAGATCGTGCTGGGCCACACCATCGCTCAGGGACGCGGGACCGAGCTGAACGGGGTTGAGGTGGTCGGCGCCGTACCGAACGCCGATCACATGCTCGATCCGTGGCCGGCCGTGCTGGCCCTGCCCCTACGACAACGCCAGGCCGTCGCATATCACCATGTGGCAGGGCTTCCCTATGCCGAGGTCGCCGCCATCCTCGATTGTTCGGTGGCCGCCGCCCGCCGGGCCGCTGCTGACGGTATCGCCACGCTGCGAAACATCTTTCAGCCCCAGCCGCCTGCCGTGACATCGGAGCCGTCGTGA
- a CDS encoding GNAT family N-acetyltransferase produces the protein MPQEPVVVRPRAETDVRATAVQLRRVHERDGYPLLWPDDPQKWLSPPGTVTAWVAVETDGLVLGHLCVVTGVDDPAVTDLARSTGRTESELAGVSRLFVAPAARGRGLRLGERLLEEARAWARDHDRLLMLDVVEDGGSAVALYERLGWQQADRRVADWATPDGRYLPMRIYLAPPYPRT, from the coding sequence ATGCCCCAGGAACCCGTCGTCGTGCGTCCGCGTGCCGAAACCGATGTGAGGGCCACGGCCGTACAGCTCCGCCGGGTGCACGAGCGGGACGGCTATCCCTTGCTCTGGCCGGACGACCCCCAGAAATGGCTGAGCCCGCCGGGAACCGTCACGGCCTGGGTGGCGGTGGAAACAGACGGCCTCGTCCTGGGGCACCTCTGTGTCGTGACGGGTGTCGACGATCCCGCGGTGACGGACCTGGCACGGTCCACCGGCCGGACCGAGTCGGAACTCGCGGGCGTCTCCCGACTGTTCGTCGCCCCGGCCGCCCGGGGAAGGGGACTGCGCCTGGGCGAACGGTTGCTGGAGGAGGCTCGCGCGTGGGCCCGTGACCACGACCGGCTGCTGATGCTCGACGTGGTGGAGGACGGCGGGTCGGCCGTGGCCCTGTACGAGCGCCTCGGCTGGCAGCAGGCAGACCGGAGGGTCGCGGACTGGGCCACCCCGGACGGTCGGTACCTGCCGATGCGGATCTACCTCGCCCCGCCATACCCCCGGACCTGA
- a CDS encoding acyltransferase family protein: MPLASTVLGTTLSPEKIDPRPRAARPEFRPDIEGLRAIAIILVVLYHCGVSSFSGGYVGVDVFFVISGFLITGHLAREVEATGRLHIGRFYARRAMRLLPAATLTTVATLLAAWWWLPSVRLKDIATDGLAATGYVLNYRLAATGTQYRGEGDLPSPLQHFWSLGVEEQFYLVIPLLLLITAVLVKRRWAFVAVITLITAASFAWSVISTGQLANWAYFGAPTRAWELGAGALLALALPHTPRLPDPLATMLRLVGLIMIVAAAVNFDDRTPFPGYHAGLPVMGAFLVIAAGRAASGRLLSHGAMRAVGARSYSWYLWHWPVLLIGPYALDEDFGTGKKLVAAGCAYLMAVISFAMVERPMHEVGRERSGWGRNAITGLCLMAVAAVLALLLPVLPDRTPHGTVNAGRVELTGSTTARERQLERRLTAAVKNDALPKNLTPSLEGAARDLPPVYFDGCHRELEGVTAPRSCENFGDASSKREVVLFGDSHAAQWWPAMNQISKQKKWRLASFTKSACTAADVTIYLELVKRNYTECIQWRKNTIARINQMKPALVVMSANADGGEALNGDGSQDERWVDGWRRNAEAIQASGAKVVYLDDSAWPKVNVPECLSTKPTQISECAASERQATTAPDRRKLLREMFEDIGGTVVDPMPWFCARKGCPTVVGDMLVYQDDSHVTQVYAKFLAPILGEKLRLK, encoded by the coding sequence GTGCCTCTCGCATCGACGGTTCTCGGAACCACGCTCTCGCCCGAGAAGATCGATCCCCGGCCCCGCGCGGCCCGGCCCGAGTTCCGGCCGGACATCGAGGGGCTGCGGGCGATCGCGATCATCCTGGTGGTGCTCTACCACTGCGGCGTCAGCTCGTTCAGTGGCGGCTACGTGGGCGTCGACGTCTTCTTCGTCATCTCCGGATTCCTCATCACCGGCCACCTGGCCCGCGAGGTGGAGGCCACGGGACGTCTGCACATCGGCCGCTTCTACGCCCGCCGTGCGATGCGGCTGCTGCCCGCGGCCACGCTGACGACCGTTGCCACGCTGCTCGCAGCCTGGTGGTGGCTGCCCTCGGTGCGGCTGAAAGACATCGCCACCGACGGCCTGGCGGCCACCGGCTACGTGCTGAACTACCGCCTGGCCGCGACCGGCACGCAGTACCGCGGCGAGGGCGATCTCCCCTCCCCGCTGCAGCACTTCTGGTCGCTCGGCGTGGAGGAGCAGTTCTACCTGGTCATCCCGCTGCTGCTGTTGATCACGGCAGTGCTGGTGAAACGCCGGTGGGCCTTCGTCGCGGTGATCACGCTGATCACCGCAGCCTCGTTCGCCTGGTCGGTGATCTCCACCGGCCAGCTCGCCAACTGGGCCTACTTCGGTGCGCCGACCCGGGCCTGGGAACTCGGGGCCGGTGCCCTGCTCGCGCTCGCCCTGCCGCACACGCCCCGGCTGCCCGATCCGCTGGCCACGATGCTGCGGCTGGTCGGCCTGATCATGATCGTGGCCGCCGCCGTGAACTTCGACGACCGCACCCCGTTCCCGGGCTATCACGCCGGGCTGCCGGTGATGGGCGCGTTCCTGGTGATCGCCGCGGGCCGGGCCGCGAGCGGACGCCTGCTCAGCCACGGTGCGATGCGGGCCGTCGGGGCCCGCTCCTACTCCTGGTATCTCTGGCACTGGCCGGTGCTGCTCATCGGCCCGTACGCACTGGACGAGGACTTCGGCACCGGAAAGAAGCTCGTCGCCGCCGGCTGCGCCTACCTGATGGCCGTGATCAGCTTCGCGATGGTGGAGCGGCCCATGCACGAGGTCGGTCGCGAACGCTCCGGCTGGGGCCGCAATGCCATCACCGGGCTGTGTCTGATGGCCGTCGCCGCGGTGCTGGCCCTCCTGCTCCCGGTGCTTCCCGACCGCACCCCGCACGGCACGGTGAACGCCGGCCGGGTGGAGCTGACCGGCAGTACGACGGCCCGGGAGAGACAGCTGGAACGCCGGCTCACCGCGGCCGTGAAGAACGATGCGCTCCCGAAGAACCTCACGCCGAGCCTGGAGGGTGCGGCGCGCGACCTGCCGCCGGTCTATTTCGACGGCTGCCACCGCGAGCTCGAGGGGGTGACCGCCCCTCGCTCGTGCGAGAACTTCGGCGACGCCTCCTCGAAGAGAGAGGTGGTGCTGTTCGGTGACTCGCACGCCGCGCAGTGGTGGCCGGCGATGAATCAGATCTCGAAGCAGAAGAAGTGGCGCCTGGCGAGCTTCACCAAGAGTGCCTGCACCGCGGCCGACGTCACGATCTACCTGGAGCTGGTGAAGCGCAACTACACCGAGTGCATCCAGTGGCGGAAGAACACCATCGCCCGGATCAACCAGATGAAGCCGGCCCTGGTGGTGATGTCGGCGAACGCGGACGGCGGCGAGGCCCTGAACGGTGACGGATCACAGGACGAGCGCTGGGTGGACGGCTGGCGCCGCAACGCCGAGGCGATCCAGGCCTCGGGCGCCAAGGTGGTCTACCTGGACGACAGCGCCTGGCCGAAGGTGAACGTGCCGGAGTGCCTCTCGACCAAGCCCACCCAGATATCGGAGTGCGCCGCCAGCGAACGCCAGGCCACCACGGCCCCCGACCGGCGCAAGCTGCTCAGGGAGATGTTCGAGGACATCGGTGGCACGGTCGTCGATCCGATGCCCTGGTTCTGTGCCCGGAAGGGCTGCCCCACCGTCGTCGGCGACATGCTCGTCTACCAGGACGACAGCCACGTCACCCAGGTCTACGCCAAGTTCCTGGCGCCCATCCTCGGTGAGAAGCTCCGGCTGAAATAG
- a CDS encoding acetate/propionate family kinase: protein MHVLVVNAGSSSLKVRLLGDADEVIGTVDLPADTSGFDVAELSAALNKWPRPQAVGHRFVHGGTQFSGPARIDDEVMEQLRGTIPLAPLHQPKSLAGVEAVTQLLPDVPAVACFDTAFHTTLAPGAYTYAVPAQWRETYGIRRYGFHGLSHAYASARAAALAGRPVSELRTVVCHLGAGASLCAVAGGNSVDTTMGFTPLEGLVMATRSGTVDPNIVLWLQQQAGLSVEDVAQGLEREGGLLALSGSNDMRDVEDGFEKGDERSILALETYVHRLISSIGSMIASAGGIDALVFTGGVGEHSPIIRGQVATALGWAGLTVDSALNEQAHSDLEISAENATARTFVITAREDLQISGEVRGLLG, encoded by the coding sequence ATGCACGTACTGGTGGTCAACGCGGGCTCGTCGAGCCTCAAGGTCCGTCTCCTCGGGGATGCGGACGAGGTGATCGGCACCGTAGACCTGCCGGCAGACACATCCGGCTTTGATGTGGCCGAACTGTCTGCGGCACTGAACAAATGGCCGAGACCGCAGGCCGTTGGCCACCGGTTCGTGCACGGCGGCACGCAGTTCAGCGGGCCCGCCCGGATCGACGACGAGGTGATGGAGCAGCTGCGGGGCACCATCCCGCTCGCCCCGCTGCATCAGCCGAAGTCGCTCGCGGGGGTGGAGGCAGTGACCCAGTTGCTGCCTGACGTACCCGCGGTCGCCTGCTTCGACACGGCGTTCCACACGACGCTGGCCCCCGGCGCCTACACCTACGCGGTGCCGGCGCAGTGGCGGGAGACCTACGGCATCCGCCGTTACGGGTTCCACGGTCTCTCCCACGCCTACGCGTCGGCCCGGGCCGCTGCTCTGGCCGGGCGTCCGGTGTCGGAACTGCGCACGGTGGTGTGCCATCTGGGTGCCGGTGCCTCGCTCTGCGCGGTCGCCGGGGGCAACAGCGTGGACACCACCATGGGGTTCACCCCGCTCGAGGGGCTGGTCATGGCCACCCGCTCGGGCACGGTCGACCCGAACATCGTGCTCTGGCTGCAGCAGCAGGCCGGCCTGTCCGTCGAGGACGTGGCCCAGGGCCTGGAGCGGGAGGGCGGCCTGCTCGCCCTGTCCGGCAGCAACGACATGCGGGACGTGGAGGACGGCTTCGAGAAGGGTGACGAGCGCTCGATCCTGGCGCTCGAAACCTACGTGCACCGGCTGATCAGCAGCATCGGCTCGATGATCGCGTCAGCCGGCGGCATCGACGCGCTCGTCTTCACCGGCGGGGTCGGCGAGCACTCGCCGATCATCCGCGGCCAGGTGGCCACAGCGCTCGGCTGGGCCGGGCTCACGGTCGACAGCGCCCTGAACGAGCAGGCCCACAGCGACCTGGAGATCAGCGCCGAGAACGCGACGGCACGCACCTTCGTCATCACCGCCCGCGAAGATCTGCAGATCTCCGGTGAGGTCCGCGGCCTCCTCGGCTGA
- a CDS encoding phosphoketolase family protein, with protein MTEAMTDVTPTRTAPAAGEKPLTDEELTAIDAYWRAANYLSVGQIYLLDNPLLHEPLVAEHIKPRLLGHWGTTPGLNLIYAHMNRVIKQRDLNAIYITGPGHGGPGLVANAYLEGTYSEVYSHITEDETGLRKLFRQFSFPGGIPSHVAPETPGSIHEGGELGYALVHGYGAIFDNPDLIALTVVGDGEAETGPLAASWHSNKFVDPRRDGAVLPVLHLNGYKIANPTLLARIPETQLVALMEGYGHKPYLVTGDDPAQVHQAYAAALEAALDDIERIQTDARTGVTHEEPPAWPMIVLRTPKGWTGPKVVDGHQVEGSWRSHQVPLTGTRKDANHRGQLEEWLRSYRPEELFGPDGSLLPELAALAPEGNRRMSANPHANGGLLTKALRLPDFRDYAVDVKTPATTSSEATRQMGIWLRDVMKANPTNFRLMGPDEVASNRLSPVFEVTDRAWNSGTIEGDDHLDPSGQVMEVLSEHLCQGWLEGYNLTGRHGLFTCYEAFIHIIDAMFNQHAKWLKTTSEIPWRRPIPSLNYLLTSHVWRQDHNGFSHQDPGFIDHVVQKKAEVVRVYLPPDANTLLSVTDHVLRSTNYVNVIVAGKQPALNYLTMDEAIAHCTRGLGIWPWASNCEDEPDVVMACAGDIPTLETLAAVDLLRQYVPELKVRVINVVDLMRLQSESEHPHGLSDNEFDALFTADKPVVFAYHGYPTLIHRLTYRRRNHNNIHVRGYKEEGTTTTPFDMVMLNDLDRFRLAMDVIDRVPALGSSRAVLRQKLDDFRIAARAYTREHGEDAPEIADWSWPYSDSDASGSTEQE; from the coding sequence ATGACCGAAGCCATGACCGACGTAACCCCGACCCGTACGGCCCCGGCGGCCGGCGAAAAGCCCCTCACCGATGAGGAGCTCACCGCAATCGACGCCTACTGGCGCGCCGCCAACTACCTGTCGGTTGGCCAGATCTACCTGCTCGACAACCCGTTGTTGCACGAGCCACTGGTAGCTGAGCACATCAAGCCCCGCCTACTGGGCCACTGGGGCACCACCCCGGGCCTGAACCTGATCTACGCGCACATGAACCGCGTGATCAAGCAGCGCGACCTCAACGCGATCTACATCACCGGCCCGGGCCACGGCGGCCCCGGCCTGGTGGCGAACGCGTACCTCGAAGGCACGTACAGCGAGGTCTACTCGCACATCACCGAGGACGAGACCGGACTGCGAAAGCTGTTCCGTCAGTTCTCTTTCCCCGGTGGCATTCCGAGCCATGTGGCACCCGAGACGCCTGGATCGATCCACGAGGGCGGCGAGCTGGGATACGCCCTGGTTCACGGGTACGGCGCGATCTTCGACAACCCCGACCTGATCGCCCTGACGGTGGTCGGTGACGGTGAGGCCGAGACCGGCCCGCTGGCGGCGAGCTGGCACTCCAACAAGTTCGTCGACCCGCGCCGTGACGGCGCGGTGCTGCCGGTGCTGCACCTGAACGGCTACAAGATCGCCAACCCCACCCTGCTCGCCCGGATCCCGGAGACGCAGCTGGTGGCGCTGATGGAGGGTTACGGCCACAAGCCGTACCTGGTCACCGGCGATGACCCGGCGCAGGTTCACCAGGCCTACGCCGCGGCGCTCGAGGCCGCGCTCGACGACATCGAGCGCATCCAGACCGACGCCCGCACCGGTGTCACCCACGAAGAGCCCCCGGCCTGGCCGATGATCGTGCTGCGCACCCCCAAGGGCTGGACCGGCCCGAAGGTCGTGGACGGCCATCAGGTCGAAGGCTCGTGGCGGTCGCACCAGGTGCCGCTCACGGGTACCCGGAAAGACGCCAACCACCGCGGTCAGCTCGAGGAGTGGCTGCGTAGCTACCGCCCCGAGGAGCTGTTCGGACCCGACGGTTCGCTGCTGCCGGAGCTGGCCGCCCTGGCCCCCGAGGGCAACCGGCGCATGAGCGCCAACCCGCACGCCAACGGCGGTCTGCTCACGAAGGCCCTGCGTCTGCCCGACTTCCGTGACTACGCGGTCGACGTGAAGACGCCGGCCACCACGTCGAGCGAGGCCACCCGCCAGATGGGTATCTGGCTGCGTGACGTGATGAAGGCCAACCCGACCAACTTCCGGCTGATGGGGCCGGACGAGGTCGCCTCCAACCGGCTCTCCCCGGTCTTCGAGGTCACGGACCGGGCCTGGAACTCCGGCACGATCGAGGGTGACGACCACCTCGACCCGAGCGGCCAGGTGATGGAGGTTCTCTCCGAGCACCTCTGCCAGGGCTGGCTCGAGGGCTACAACCTGACCGGCCGGCACGGCCTGTTCACCTGCTACGAAGCCTTCATCCACATCATCGACGCGATGTTCAACCAGCACGCGAAGTGGCTGAAGACGACGTCGGAGATCCCGTGGCGGCGCCCGATCCCGTCGCTCAACTACCTGCTGACGAGCCACGTCTGGCGCCAGGACCACAACGGGTTCTCGCACCAGGACCCCGGTTTCATCGACCACGTGGTGCAGAAGAAGGCAGAGGTCGTCCGGGTCTACCTGCCGCCGGACGCGAACACCCTGCTGTCGGTCACCGACCACGTCCTGCGCAGCACCAACTACGTCAACGTCATCGTGGCGGGCAAGCAGCCGGCCCTGAACTACCTGACGATGGACGAGGCGATCGCGCACTGCACGCGGGGTCTGGGCATCTGGCCGTGGGCGTCGAACTGCGAGGACGAGCCCGACGTGGTGATGGCCTGCGCCGGTGACATCCCGACCCTCGAGACCCTGGCCGCGGTCGACCTGCTGCGCCAGTACGTGCCGGAGCTGAAGGTCCGCGTGATCAACGTGGTCGACCTGATGCGCCTGCAGTCGGAGTCGGAGCACCCGCACGGTCTGTCGGACAACGAGTTCGACGCGCTGTTCACGGCCGACAAGCCGGTGGTGTTCGCCTACCACGGCTACCCGACCCTGATCCACCGGCTCACCTACCGGCGCCGGAACCACAACAACATCCACGTCCGCGGGTACAAGGAGGAGGGCACCACCACGACGCCCTTCGACATGGTGATGCTCAACGACCTGGACCGGTTCCGGCTGGCCATGGACGTCATCGACCGGGTGCCCGCGCTCGGCAGCAGCCGGGCCGTGCTCCGTCAGAAGCTCGACGACTTCCGGATCGCCGCCCGGGCCTACACCCGGGAACACGGCGAGGATGCCCCGGAGATCGCCGACTGGTCCTGGCCCTACAGTGACAGCGACGCAAGCGGTAGCACGGAGCAGGAGTAA
- a CDS encoding DUF4232 domain-containing protein: MRPVRTTVLLGLTALLAGCGEVAADAGTPPPTLTAATTAPTTTSSVPPTQAWYTTEPAPYVGGHATPETPYSTATATGCPPGGLTYAVGFTDAAMGLRVTGLTVKNCGSAVRTVKGYPDLTVVDEFQRPLDVTVEHGEAAATGMSSPRPSTFRLEPGQELSSALSWRSTVTLSEDDRSAKAGGVRLTSGKLEQMFMAYLDIGSTGDVYVSAWDRPATE, translated from the coding sequence ATGCGCCCCGTCCGGACAACTGTCCTGCTCGGCCTCACCGCACTCCTGGCCGGTTGCGGAGAGGTAGCCGCGGACGCAGGCACACCCCCACCAACCCTGACCGCCGCGACGACAGCCCCGACGACCACCTCGTCCGTACCCCCGACCCAGGCCTGGTACACCACCGAGCCGGCGCCGTACGTGGGTGGTCACGCCACCCCGGAGACGCCGTACAGCACGGCCACCGCTACCGGCTGCCCACCCGGCGGCCTGACCTACGCCGTCGGTTTTACAGACGCGGCAATGGGTTTGCGCGTCACCGGGCTGACGGTGAAGAACTGTGGTTCGGCCGTCCGGACGGTGAAGGGCTACCCCGACCTGACCGTGGTCGACGAGTTCCAGCGTCCGCTGGACGTGACGGTCGAACATGGTGAGGCCGCCGCGACCGGCATGTCGTCGCCCCGGCCGAGCACCTTCCGGCTGGAGCCGGGCCAAGAGCTCTCGTCGGCCCTCTCCTGGCGCAGCACTGTCACCCTCAGCGAGGACGACCGGTCGGCGAAGGCGGGTGGCGTGCGGCTGACGTCCGGAAAGCTGGAGCAGATGTTCATGGCGTATCTGGACATCGGCTCGACCGGTGATGTCTATGTCAGCGCGTGGGACCGGCCCGCCACGGAGTAG
- a CDS encoding ricin-type beta-trefoil lectin domain protein yields the protein MIRIPLRLQPQRTAGILAAALLTSGLVVAAAAGPAAAGDGMSTATGTHVDVWWNMKGAENLTEVHQKMTIKKKTKSSYWSLFYGMTGASGDAGEQQGYMGLQTDATRPDGSKGEMAIFSVWNADAFRNQQGRCITFGGEGVGLSCRAAAAIDVSSTYKFRVKKLETDATGQWWGGWIDDVTAGTSLYLGDLHNRSPWLANDRLVNFSEYWGTSVPCAQVPTSAVVWAKPQANPTNATADSYQYQAGYNQTVHGDCTDTQVTPTKLDDLDAYTVFAGPAASTLLPTGQHRIQGLDSKCLGAANGSTTDGTAVDLYPCTGAPTQDWTFPGDGTVRVGEKCLDVKDRGTTDGSVVQIYTCNGTVAQQWYYEDRELVNPNADKCLDLKDNSSADYTRTQVWTCTDGGNQKWSLV from the coding sequence ATGATTCGCATACCCCTGAGACTGCAGCCGCAGCGAACTGCCGGGATCCTGGCGGCAGCCCTGCTGACGTCCGGTCTCGTGGTAGCGGCCGCCGCCGGCCCTGCCGCAGCCGGCGATGGCATGAGCACCGCCACCGGTACGCATGTGGATGTCTGGTGGAACATGAAGGGGGCCGAGAACCTCACCGAGGTCCACCAGAAGATGACTATCAAGAAGAAGACGAAATCGTCGTACTGGTCGCTCTTCTACGGGATGACGGGCGCTAGCGGCGACGCGGGCGAGCAGCAGGGCTACATGGGTCTCCAGACCGATGCCACCCGGCCCGACGGCAGTAAGGGGGAGATGGCGATCTTCTCCGTCTGGAACGCCGATGCCTTCCGCAACCAGCAAGGCCGGTGCATCACCTTCGGCGGTGAAGGCGTGGGGTTGTCCTGCCGGGCGGCAGCGGCCATCGATGTCTCCAGCACTTACAAGTTCCGGGTCAAGAAACTCGAGACTGATGCGACCGGTCAGTGGTGGGGTGGCTGGATCGACGATGTCACGGCCGGCACCTCGCTCTACCTCGGTGATCTGCACAACCGTAGCCCGTGGCTCGCGAATGACCGACTGGTCAACTTCAGTGAGTACTGGGGGACCTCGGTGCCGTGCGCTCAGGTGCCGACGAGTGCGGTCGTCTGGGCGAAACCGCAGGCCAACCCCACGAACGCGACTGCCGACAGCTACCAGTACCAGGCCGGGTACAACCAGACCGTTCATGGTGACTGCACCGACACCCAGGTCACGCCTACCAAGCTCGACGACCTGGACGCATACACGGTTTTCGCCGGGCCAGCTGCGTCCACGCTGCTCCCGACCGGCCAGCACCGTATCCAGGGCCTCGACAGCAAGTGCCTGGGAGCCGCGAACGGATCGACGACCGACGGGACTGCGGTGGATCTGTACCCGTGCACCGGCGCACCGACCCAGGACTGGACGTTCCCCGGGGACGGCACTGTTCGAGTGGGCGAAAAGTGCCTCGACGTGAAGGATCGCGGCACGACCGACGGTTCCGTGGTGCAGATCTACACCTGTAACGGCACCGTCGCCCAGCAGTGGTACTACGAAGACCGTGAGCTGGTGAACCCCAACGCCGACAAGTGCCTTGACCTGAAGGACAACTCCTCGGCCGACTACACGCGCACCCAGGTGTGGACGTGCACGGACGGGGGAAACCAGAAGTGGTCACTCGTCTGA
- a CDS encoding HipA domain-containing protein, which yields MAWEKTALDLAEAAGISVPGRRLVGIEGNPVLLLDRFDRDEGRRVGYISATTLLEGRDGQPRDYTEIAEALPENSSAPADDLRQLWRRIAFSIAIHNTDDHLRNHGFLRHSSGWKLSPAFDINPNPDLAGQRVTSIGGASTPADEVSALLLYADSFGLTKAQARVVLREVAEATEDRQSVARRNGISTAEIARFGTAFDQAISAVSPI from the coding sequence ATTGCCTGGGAAAAGACCGCTCTTGACCTGGCCGAGGCAGCGGGAATCTCCGTCCCCGGCAGACGCCTGGTCGGCATCGAAGGAAACCCTGTACTCCTGCTCGACCGATTCGACCGGGATGAAGGACGTCGGGTCGGCTACATCAGCGCCACGACCTTGCTCGAGGGCCGGGACGGGCAGCCCCGCGACTACACCGAGATCGCCGAGGCTCTCCCGGAGAACAGCTCCGCTCCCGCTGACGACCTCCGTCAGCTGTGGCGACGCATCGCATTCTCCATCGCCATCCACAACACCGACGACCACCTCCGCAACCACGGGTTCCTGCGTCACAGCTCCGGCTGGAAACTGTCACCCGCTTTTGACATAAACCCCAACCCCGACCTTGCCGGGCAGCGCGTGACCAGTATCGGCGGAGCGAGCACTCCGGCCGACGAGGTCAGCGCGCTCCTTCTCTACGCGGACAGCTTCGGCTTGACGAAGGCACAGGCACGCGTTGTCCTCCGGGAAGTCGCCGAGGCCACGGAGGACCGGCAGTCGGTCGCCCGTCGGAACGGCATCTCCACAGCGGAAATCGCTCGCTTTGGAACCGCTTTCGACCAGGCCATCAGTGCGGTGAGCCCCATCTGA
- a CDS encoding helix-turn-helix transcriptional regulator, producing MPRPSARVTAAAGSIGEQLVTWRKLQRLTTVQVSERAGISRNTLRRVETGDTGVSLQAFLGVARALGVLDAVVTATDPYETDLGRARADETLPKRVRQ from the coding sequence ATGCCCCGCCCCTCCGCACGCGTGACCGCTGCCGCTGGCAGCATCGGCGAGCAGTTGGTTACCTGGCGCAAGCTGCAGAGGCTCACCACGGTCCAGGTCTCCGAGCGGGCGGGGATCTCACGGAATACGCTGCGCCGGGTCGAGACTGGTGACACCGGCGTCAGCCTGCAGGCCTTCCTCGGCGTTGCCCGAGCCCTCGGAGTGCTGGATGCCGTCGTGACCGCCACCGATCCTTACGAGACCGACCTCGGCCGAGCACGCGCCGACGAAACCCTGCCGAAGCGAGTACGCCAGTGA
- a CDS encoding FadR/GntR family transcriptional regulator produces the protein MSAPVSEAPSSLRTTRRAGLIDQVIEQLRTQITSGAWAVGERIPTETELSQLTATSRNTVREAVQSLVHAGLLERRQGSGTYVLAASELAGAVSRRVAGARRLDVLEVRRTLEVGAARLAASRRTPADIALLRELHADRQNARDSGDVDELVVSDVSLHRAIVQASHNPVMIDLYENLVDALQENVRFNVAVIAPGDDDHHALVDAVIMGDAEAAAAEAAAFLDALIAGSDMEDGAVALDLEVRRGVE, from the coding sequence ATGTCAGCCCCGGTGAGTGAGGCTCCCAGTTCGCTGCGCACCACCCGGCGAGCCGGTCTCATCGACCAGGTCATCGAGCAGCTCCGCACTCAGATCACCTCGGGTGCCTGGGCCGTCGGAGAACGCATCCCGACCGAGACCGAGCTCTCCCAGCTCACCGCCACCAGCCGCAACACCGTCCGCGAGGCCGTGCAATCACTGGTCCACGCCGGACTGCTGGAACGACGACAAGGGTCGGGCACCTATGTCCTGGCCGCGAGCGAGCTGGCGGGGGCCGTCAGCCGGCGGGTTGCCGGGGCGCGACGTCTTGATGTGCTCGAGGTCCGCCGCACGCTGGAGGTCGGCGCGGCCCGTCTCGCCGCCAGCCGCCGCACCCCCGCCGACATCGCCCTGCTGCGCGAGCTACATGCCGACCGGCAGAACGCCCGCGACTCGGGTGATGTGGACGAGCTCGTGGTCAGCGACGTCAGCCTGCACCGCGCGATCGTGCAGGCTTCGCACAACCCGGTGATGATCGATCTCTACGAGAACCTGGTCGATGCCTTGCAGGAGAATGTCCGGTTCAACGTCGCGGTGATCGCTCCCGGCGACGACGACCACCACGCCCTGGTGGATGCCGTGATCATGGGCGACGCCGAAGCGGCGGCCGCCGAGGCCGCGGCCTTCCTCGACGCCCTGATCGCGGGCAGCGACATGGAAGACGGGGCGGTCGCCCTGGATCTCGAGGTCCGGCGGGGCGTCGAGTAG